From the genome of Papaver somniferum cultivar HN1 chromosome 2, ASM357369v1, whole genome shotgun sequence, one region includes:
- the LOC113351740 gene encoding uncharacterized protein LOC113351740 — MCNGAFIDKSANEAWTFLIEVAERLTVAVIREPKNIAPVANVHRIEFDFEGNTKIASLARRANALYHKQENNPYSQTYNPWWRINPNFSWCKGVVQGGTTSNNQGYSYPRNSQVQSHSQYPVKKKLSFEDSVGLLTQNLLQLQKTTDQRFTSLELKIGQICDALNEREKRKLPSQPQQIQKSAFQASTSTCNETSHNQVNAVTTLHSGKVVENNIGVPQSLESKSDSPVHTTPQKTPVVEKESEHDSDSKNFTDVNGPAPSNVPVAPFPQRLRKLHVDKRAFLTEQVSSIILNKTPPKFKDPGLGELNPIHVTLQLADRSVKIPRGRPFLATSNDIINYRNGVLNLSFGNMIVEINVFNISQQPMDCNDSDFHEINMIESLIQESLPDILSVDPLQAV; from the exons ATGTGCAATGGTGCATTTAttgacaaaagtgctaatgaggcTTGGACTTTCTTAATCGAAGTAGCTGAAAGACTCACAGTGGCAGTCATCCGTGAACCTAAAAATATTGCCCCTGTAGCTAATGTCCACAggattgaatttgattttgaggGAAATACAAAAATTGCGTCTTTGGCTAGGAGA GCTAATGCTTTATATCATAAGCAAGAGAACAATccttattctcagacctacaacccaTGGTGGAGgattaaccctaatttttcatggtGTAAAGGGGTCGTACAAGGGGGTACAACGAGTAATAACCAAGGATATTCATATCCTAGAAACTCCCAAGTACAATCACACTCTCAGTACCCTGTAAAGAAAAAGCTTAGCTTTGAAGATAGTGTCGGCCTGTTGACCCAAAATCTTTTACAACTTCAAAAGACCACTGACCAACGTTTCACAAGTCTAGAACTTAAAATAGGTCAAATCTGTGATGCACTAaatgagagagaaaaaagaaaactccCTAGTCAACCTCAACAAATTCAGAAAAGTGCATTTCAGGCAAGCACCTCAACTTGTAATGAGACTTCACATAATCAGGTAAATGCTGTCACTACCCTTCATAGTGGTAAAGTTGTTGAGAACAATATAGGTGTCCCTCAGTCACTTGAGTCTAAATCAGACTCACCGGTGCATACAACTCCACAGAAAACACCcgttgtggaaaaggaatctgagCATGATAGTGACTCTAAGAATTTCACTGATGTTAATGGCCCTGCACCATCTAATGTTCCTGTCGCCCCATTCCCTCAAAGATTG CGGAAGCTTCATGTGGATAAACGCGCCTTTCTCACTGAGCAGGTGAGTTCAATTATTCTAAACAAGACCCCACCTAAGTTTAAAGACCCAG GTCTTGGGGAGCTGAACCCCATTCATGTTACGCTACAGTTAGCGGACAGATCTGTGAAAATCCCTCGTG gacgtcctttcttggcaacGTCCAATGATATCATAAAttatcgtaatggagtgttgaatctgtcttttggtaacatgatcGTAGAAATAAATGTTTTTAACATTAGTCAACAACCCATGGATTGTAACGATAGTGATTTTCATGAGATTaacatgattgagagtttgatccAAGAATCATTGCCCGATATCTTATCTGTGGACCCTTTGCAAGCtgtttag